A stretch of the Desulfobacter sp. genome encodes the following:
- the rarD gene encoding EamA family transporter RarD, with protein MNQKLNGVLFGLAAFTAWGFLPVYWKQMQAVNAFEILCHRIVWSCLFLGGIISFQKRWDEVFNIIHNPTALIRLVISGLLIGLNWFIYIWAVNSGRVVETSLGYYINPMINVLLGFLLLGERFSRLQWIAVLLAMTGVIYSLAAYGSLPLFALTLAVTFALYGFSRKKIEAAPIPGLFIETLVLFVPALAYIGFRIGLGTTPFIQETGITLWCLGSGVVTSLPLLWFASAAKRLNLSTIGILQYLAPSIAFVLGVFVYQEPFTRHSLVTFAFIWAGVVLYIRESWKASRQ; from the coding sequence ATGAACCAGAAATTAAACGGGGTGTTGTTCGGGCTGGCAGCGTTTACAGCCTGGGGGTTTTTACCGGTCTATTGGAAACAGATGCAGGCGGTCAATGCCTTTGAGATTCTCTGCCACCGCATTGTCTGGTCATGTCTTTTTCTTGGGGGCATCATTTCCTTTCAAAAAAGGTGGGATGAGGTTTTTAATATCATCCACAATCCAACAGCCCTGATCCGCCTTGTCATCAGCGGGCTGCTCATCGGTCTTAACTGGTTTATCTATATCTGGGCCGTGAATTCGGGCCGGGTGGTGGAAACCAGCCTGGGATATTATATCAACCCCATGATCAATGTGCTTTTAGGATTTCTTCTCCTAGGAGAACGGTTCAGCAGGCTTCAGTGGATTGCCGTGCTTTTGGCCATGACAGGGGTGATCTATTCCCTGGCCGCATACGGGTCATTGCCCCTGTTTGCACTGACCCTGGCCGTTACCTTTGCCCTGTACGGCTTTTCAAGAAAAAAAATTGAAGCAGCCCCCATCCCGGGCCTGTTCATTGAAACCCTGGTCTTGTTCGTTCCGGCCCTGGCCTATATCGGATTCAGAATCGGTTTGGGCACCACCCCATTTATTCAGGAAACAGGCATCACCCTCTGGTGCCTGGGATCCGGAGTGGTGACCAGCCTTCCGCTGCTCTGGTTTGCATCGGCTGCCAAACGGCTGAACCTGTCCACCATCGGCATCCTCCAGTATCTGGCACCCTCGATCGCCTTTGTCCTCGGCGTCTTTGTCTACCAGGAGCCCTTTACCCGCCACAGCTTAGTCACCTTTGCCTTTATCTGGGCAGGAGTGGTCCTCTATATACGGGAATCCTGGAAAGCATCCCGGCAATAG
- a CDS encoding universal stress protein → MRIYPKQIMCALYFSGFAPLILSYGKALAREFDAQITLCHVVQDTVMLSSHAQAGFSTEEVTARRLEDAKQALESLAWENDTSATIRVSLGHPADEITRLAKKHRIDLVIGATHGGSGVKRFLVGSVTDRLVKTLECPLLVLHSRSKEKTDRIKLPLKRILVGCDFSKGSGLAFDYALSLAQEFEAELHLVHVVKPHIPLALAGTGPLNLPEDDFPEWDDPLDREKSPEEKSKKRLEAQLNQMVPQESRHWCTPVIGLCQGEPYRELINYSDIHKIDMIVLGIHGHSLLDKFLVGSTTDRVISRANCPVMAVRQTR, encoded by the coding sequence ATGAGAATTTATCCAAAACAGATTATGTGTGCTCTATATTTTTCAGGATTTGCACCGTTGATCCTCTCCTATGGCAAAGCCCTGGCAAGAGAGTTTGATGCACAGATCACCCTCTGCCACGTTGTTCAGGATACGGTCATGCTCTCCAGTCATGCCCAGGCTGGATTTTCCACAGAAGAAGTCACGGCCCGGCGCCTTGAAGATGCCAAACAGGCCCTTGAATCCCTTGCCTGGGAAAATGACACCAGCGCCACCATCCGAGTGTCACTGGGGCATCCGGCAGATGAAATCACCCGCCTGGCTAAAAAACATAGGATAGACCTTGTCATCGGAGCCACCCACGGGGGATCCGGGGTCAAGCGATTTCTGGTCGGATCGGTGACAGACCGGCTGGTTAAAACCCTGGAATGTCCCCTTTTGGTCCTCCACTCCCGGTCAAAAGAAAAAACAGACCGGATCAAACTGCCCTTAAAACGAATCCTGGTAGGATGCGATTTTTCAAAAGGCTCGGGCCTGGCCTTTGACTATGCCCTGAGCCTGGCACAGGAATTTGAAGCAGAACTCCACCTGGTTCACGTGGTCAAGCCCCATATACCGCTGGCCCTGGCCGGTACAGGCCCTCTGAACCTTCCGGAAGATGATTTTCCAGAATGGGATGACCCTTTGGACAGAGAAAAAAGCCCTGAAGAAAAATCCAAAAAAAGGCTTGAGGCCCAGCTCAACCAGATGGTCCCCCAGGAGAGCCGTCATTGGTGTACCCCGGTTATAGGTCTGTGCCAGGGTGAGCCCTATAGAGAATTGATCAACTATTCCGACATCCATAAAATAGACATGATTGTTCTGGGCATTCACGGCCACAGTCTTTTGGACAAATTTCTGGTGGGCTCAACCACAGACCGGGTAATCAGCCGGGCAAACTGCCCGGTGATGGCCGTAAGGCAAACCAGATAA
- a CDS encoding methyltransferase domain-containing protein, whose product MKTDKNFDDLAPKFQRKVYGGLKGEIRLAVMEKDLTEFYPPALSLAEDSPLTILDAGGGYGPFSIGLAKRGHRVVLCDLSKNMLDIARENFSKQGVQDRLTLCHGPVQKLSPGQYPPFDLILCHGVIGWVAAPEQLIDHLLSLLPVNGALSLSFYNLFGMIYKNLLRANYKKILTQEYNGFPGSLTPTWPRTPKEVLNWLSKPGFEILCHSGIRVFHDYILKPDLRERDPETVKALELKFSREQPFKDLGRYQHILGLKAS is encoded by the coding sequence ATGAAAACAGATAAAAACTTTGACGACCTTGCCCCCAAATTCCAACGAAAAGTCTATGGCGGACTAAAAGGAGAGATTCGTCTGGCTGTGATGGAAAAAGATTTGACTGAATTTTATCCCCCTGCCCTGAGCCTTGCAGAAGATTCACCTTTAACTATTCTGGATGCAGGCGGGGGATATGGACCCTTTTCCATAGGCCTTGCAAAACGCGGACACAGGGTTGTCCTCTGCGATTTATCCAAAAACATGCTGGATATTGCCCGAGAAAATTTTTCAAAACAAGGCGTTCAAGACCGTCTTACCCTTTGCCATGGCCCGGTTCAAAAATTATCCCCAGGCCAATATCCCCCCTTTGATCTTATTCTCTGCCACGGGGTTATCGGGTGGGTGGCAGCGCCTGAACAACTGATTGACCACCTTTTATCCCTCTTGCCCGTGAACGGGGCATTGTCTTTGAGTTTTTACAACCTTTTTGGGATGATTTACAAAAACTTGCTCAGAGCCAATTATAAAAAAATTTTAACTCAGGAGTATAATGGTTTTCCCGGAAGCCTCACCCCCACATGGCCCAGAACCCCGAAAGAAGTGCTGAACTGGCTTTCCAAGCCCGGGTTTGAAATACTCTGCCACAGCGGAATCCGGGTGTTTCACGATTATATACTGAAGCCGGACCTAAGGGAACGGGACCCGGAGACGGTAAAAGCCCTTGAACTAAAATTTTCAAGGGAACAGCCATTTAAGGACCTGGGCCGGTACCAGCACATTCTGGGGCTTAAAGCAAGCTGA
- a CDS encoding serine acetyltransferase has protein sequence MNKLTMDHEACHTDRETMSDQRRALPGAIEKIMNSLEDDHCFAHIGDAPIHFSTSVREMIDKFREILFPGYFSKEKVDEANLPFHMGQAVSRLFDILSEQVIHVLRHDCLRYDQVCSECEPRGNKVALEVIKAIPELRSCLSEDVRGAFDGDPAAKSHDEVIFSYPGLYAITVYRIANILHSLKVPQLPRIMSEDAHSLTGIDIHPGAVIGKRFVIDHGTGIVIGETSVIGNNVRIYQNVTIGALSLPPNAGEKLRWAKRHPTIEDDVIVYSGATILGGETVVGARSVVGGNVWITQSIPADTKVFIEEPRLIYKNQEKIKGSHEKNI, from the coding sequence ATGAATAAGTTGACCATGGACCACGAGGCCTGCCACACGGATCGGGAAACCATGTCTGACCAGCGCAGGGCATTGCCCGGGGCCATAGAAAAAATCATGAACTCTCTGGAAGATGACCATTGTTTTGCCCATATCGGAGATGCACCCATCCATTTTTCAACCTCCGTACGTGAAATGATCGACAAGTTCAGGGAAATTTTATTCCCGGGATATTTTTCCAAAGAAAAGGTGGATGAAGCCAACCTGCCCTTTCACATGGGCCAGGCCGTATCAAGGCTTTTTGATATTCTCTCCGAACAGGTCATCCATGTGCTTCGCCACGACTGCCTGCGATATGACCAGGTCTGTTCCGAATGCGAGCCCAGGGGAAACAAGGTGGCCTTAGAGGTGATCAAGGCCATACCCGAACTTCGCTCCTGCCTGTCTGAAGATGTCAGAGGCGCCTTTGACGGGGATCCTGCAGCCAAAAGCCATGATGAGGTCATTTTTTCCTATCCAGGCCTTTATGCCATTACCGTATACAGGATTGCCAATATCCTCCACAGCCTCAAGGTGCCCCAACTGCCCAGAATCATGTCGGAAGATGCCCACAGCCTCACCGGGATCGACATTCATCCCGGGGCCGTTATCGGCAAGCGCTTTGTCATTGACCACGGCACCGGCATTGTTATCGGAGAGACCTCTGTGATCGGCAACAATGTGAGAATTTACCAGAATGTCACCATTGGCGCCCTGTCCCTGCCCCCCAATGCAGGGGAAAAACTCAGGTGGGCCAAACGCCATCCCACGATAGAAGATGACGTGATTGTCTATTCAGGCGCAACCATTCTGGGCGGAGAAACCGTTGTGGGTGCCCGGTCTGTGGTTGGAGGCAACGTATGGATCACCCAGTCCATTCCGGCCGATACCAAGGTCTTTATAGAAGAGCCAAGACTGATTTACAAAAACCAGGAAAAAATAAAGGGGTCCCATGAAAAAAATATCTGA
- a CDS encoding methyl-accepting chemotaxis protein, whose product MGETGFVFMITHKGAVLAYPPDTKKIMKLDLSTFEFGQKMLEMKNGTCNYEFEDADLMSAFSQVPMTGWVVVAVAPEKEVFAEAEKIRTLLLIIGAIVTFVLCAGIVVLSNLFITRPIKRVVESIKDIAQGEGDLTRQLPVNSQDELGELSTWFNTFLGNLQQIVKDIADNSGQVGNSSGQLLDSAQNLAKEAKASSQRSDSAAKGSESVNANMNGISQTMGTTMDNTTMVAAATERNVQNSVSRFRFPDLPQRQRK is encoded by the coding sequence GTGGGAGAAACCGGATTTGTATTTATGATAACCCATAAAGGGGCGGTTCTGGCCTATCCTCCGGATACCAAAAAGATTATGAAACTGGACTTGAGCACCTTTGAATTCGGGCAAAAAATGCTGGAAATGAAAAACGGGACATGCAATTACGAATTTGAAGATGCGGATCTGATGTCCGCGTTCAGCCAGGTTCCCATGACCGGCTGGGTGGTGGTGGCGGTGGCCCCTGAAAAAGAGGTGTTTGCAGAGGCCGAGAAAATAAGGACCCTGCTGCTGATCATCGGTGCTATTGTGACTTTTGTGTTATGTGCAGGAATTGTTGTTCTGTCCAATCTTTTTATCACAAGACCCATCAAGCGGGTGGTGGAAAGTATCAAGGACATTGCCCAGGGTGAGGGCGATCTGACCCGGCAACTGCCCGTCAACAGTCAGGATGAGCTGGGAGAGCTTTCCACATGGTTTAACACCTTTTTGGGCAATCTTCAGCAGATCGTCAAGGATATTGCCGACAATTCAGGCCAGGTTGGGAATTCGTCCGGCCAATTGCTGGATAGCGCCCAAAATCTTGCCAAAGAGGCCAAGGCATCTTCCCAGCGGTCTGATTCTGCGGCCAAGGGGTCGGAATCGGTGAACGCCAACATGAACGGTATTTCCCAGACCATGGGGACGACTATGGACAATACCACCATGGTGGCAGCAGCCACAGAGAGGAATGTTCAGAATTCTGTGTCACGGTTTCGGTTCCCGGATCTGCCTCAGCGCCAGCGGAAGTAA
- a CDS encoding transglutaminase domain-containing protein, with translation MQMDMSPTFFIDSDHPEIKAFSTHYTQNAKTDLDKAIGLYYAVRDEIRYDPYSIDPRAKTMKASYTLEKKKGYCVAKAVLLAACVRSQGIPARLGFADVKNHLTTDKLKQRMGTDLFVWHGYTDIFLNDKWVKATPAFNLGLCKAFGVLPLEFDGIQDSVFHPLNAKGDRHMEYVRDHGRFSDLPWDTILKSFMKTYPDFHEKMGPSSNDFRGEALAENIKKKED, from the coding sequence ATTCAGATGGATATGTCACCCACGTTTTTTATTGATTCGGATCATCCTGAAATTAAAGCCTTTTCAACCCATTATACCCAAAACGCCAAAACAGATCTTGATAAAGCCATCGGCCTTTACTATGCGGTCAGGGATGAAATCCGGTATGATCCCTACAGCATTGATCCCCGGGCAAAGACCATGAAGGCCAGTTATACCCTGGAGAAAAAAAAAGGCTATTGTGTGGCCAAGGCCGTTCTTTTGGCTGCCTGTGTCAGAAGCCAGGGCATACCGGCTCGACTGGGGTTTGCCGATGTGAAAAATCATTTGACAACGGACAAGCTCAAACAAAGAATGGGAACCGATCTTTTTGTCTGGCACGGGTATACGGATATTTTTCTCAATGATAAATGGGTCAAGGCCACCCCGGCATTCAACCTGGGCCTGTGCAAGGCCTTTGGGGTCCTTCCCCTTGAATTTGACGGTATTCAGGATTCAGTATTTCATCCCTTAAATGCCAAAGGGGACCGTCACATGGAGTATGTCAGGGATCATGGCCGGTTTTCAGACCTGCCCTGGGATACAATTTTGAAATCTTTCATGAAAACCTATCCTGATTTCCATGAAAAGATGGGCCCCTCATCCAATGATTTCCGGGGTGAGGCCCTGGCTGAAAATATTAAAAAAAAAGAAGACTAA
- a CDS encoding helix-turn-helix transcriptional regulator: MDSLNFKTMRSRLGKTQKELAQLLGISIKAVHSYEQGWRKIPHHVERQLLFLLSRIIHPLKGNKKCWDILNCPEEIQKNCPAKEFQSGDLCWFINGTRCSGKVHGSWEDKMEECRTCKVFLNFFKTEQGILIDE; encoded by the coding sequence ATGGACAGTCTGAATTTTAAAACAATGAGATCAAGACTTGGTAAAACCCAAAAAGAGCTGGCACAGCTTTTGGGAATTTCCATCAAAGCCGTCCACAGCTATGAACAAGGGTGGCGCAAAATCCCCCACCATGTGGAGCGGCAACTTTTATTCCTTTTATCCCGGATCATTCATCCCCTAAAGGGCAATAAAAAATGCTGGGATATTCTCAACTGCCCAGAAGAAATCCAAAAAAACTGTCCGGCCAAAGAATTTCAGTCCGGAGACCTGTGCTGGTTTATCAACGGCACCCGATGCAGCGGCAAGGTTCACGGATCCTGGGAAGACAAGATGGAAGAATGTAGAACCTGCAAGGTTTTTTTAAACTTTTTTAAAACAGAACAAGGAATATTAATTGATGAATAA
- the clpB gene encoding ATP-dependent chaperone ClpB — protein MNFDKLTIKSQEMLHQAQTLAQERGHQAIEPVHFLGAALKDPDGMAISIFNKIGVSPQGLVQELNQAFDKMVKVPGNADPYLSKESRKVIDLAFKEASKMKDLYVSLEHILISLARTKGTAGELLNRSGITREAILAVLKDIRGSQQVTDPNPEEKYQALEKFGRDLTDLARRGKLDPVIGRDEEIRRIVQVLSRRRKNNPVLMGEPGVGKTAIVEGLAQRIVEGDVSDALKNRRVVALDMGALLAGAKFRGEFEDRLKAVLKEVESAQGEIVLFIDELHTVVGAGAAQGSVDASNMLKPALARGSLRCVGATTLDEYRKYIEKDPALERRFQQVYAREPSVEDTVSILRGLKEKYEVHHGIRIKDSAIVAAATLSNRYISDRFLPDKAIDLVDECASRLRIEIDSMPRAIDEIQRKITQAKIERQALIKEKDAASRERLGLLEQQMADLEEQIRPLKLHWESEKSLIQEISGIREEIDRLQTQAQLAERQGDLEKVAQIRYEALAELNQALEDKKKGLAALQETRQMLKEDVDETDIADVVANWTGIPVSRMLQGEKEKLVEMESYIQKRVIGQAKAIDAVSNAVRRARSGLQPEDRPIGTFIFMGPTGVGKTELAKSLAEFMFDSAEAMVRVDMSEYMEKHSAARLIGTPPGYVGYDDGGYLTEAVRRRPYSVILFDEIEKAHPDIFNILLQVLDEGRMTDGHGRTVDFKNTIIIMTSNLGSRLLLDAGANHDPGVDEDVAKVLKAAFRPEFLNRIDEIISFHALSLDNLMEIAGIQIAVLNQRLAARNLGVHLDASAIKFLAQKGYDPGFGARPLKRVIQQEIENPLSMAILKGDYLDGDQARFTLDPQKNHLTLMPLRSD, from the coding sequence ATGAACTTTGACAAATTAACAATCAAGTCCCAGGAAATGCTTCACCAGGCCCAGACCCTTGCCCAGGAACGGGGTCACCAGGCCATTGAACCGGTTCATTTTTTAGGGGCGGCCCTAAAGGATCCCGACGGCATGGCCATTTCAATTTTTAACAAGATCGGGGTCAGTCCCCAGGGACTGGTTCAGGAGTTGAACCAGGCCTTTGACAAGATGGTCAAGGTCCCTGGAAATGCAGATCCCTATCTTTCCAAAGAGAGCCGCAAGGTGATTGATCTTGCCTTTAAAGAAGCCTCAAAGATGAAAGATCTATATGTGAGCCTGGAACATATTTTGATCAGTCTGGCACGGACAAAGGGGACGGCGGGTGAGCTTTTAAATCGCTCCGGCATCACCCGGGAGGCCATTTTGGCCGTGCTCAAAGATATCAGGGGCAGCCAGCAGGTGACTGACCCGAATCCCGAGGAAAAATACCAGGCCCTGGAAAAATTCGGCCGGGATTTGACCGACCTTGCCCGGAGGGGCAAGCTGGATCCGGTGATCGGCCGGGATGAAGAGATCCGGCGGATCGTCCAGGTTCTTTCCCGCCGCAGGAAGAATAACCCGGTGCTCATGGGAGAGCCCGGCGTGGGCAAGACCGCCATCGTGGAAGGCCTGGCCCAGAGGATTGTGGAAGGAGATGTCTCTGACGCCCTTAAAAACAGGCGGGTGGTGGCCCTGGATATGGGGGCGCTCCTGGCCGGGGCCAAGTTCAGAGGGGAGTTTGAAGACCGGTTAAAGGCGGTTCTCAAGGAGGTGGAATCCGCCCAGGGGGAGATTGTTTTATTCATTGACGAGCTTCATACGGTGGTGGGTGCCGGGGCAGCCCAGGGATCTGTGGATGCTTCAAACATGCTCAAGCCGGCCCTGGCCCGGGGCAGTCTGCGCTGTGTGGGGGCCACCACTTTGGATGAATACCGCAAATATATTGAAAAAGATCCCGCCCTGGAAAGGCGGTTTCAGCAGGTGTATGCCAGAGAGCCCTCTGTGGAAGATACGGTTTCCATTTTACGGGGACTCAAGGAAAAATATGAGGTTCACCACGGGATCCGTATCAAGGATTCTGCCATTGTGGCTGCCGCCACCCTGTCCAATAGGTATATCTCAGACCGGTTTTTACCGGACAAGGCCATTGATCTTGTGGATGAATGCGCCTCCAGGCTGAGAATAGAAATTGATTCCATGCCAAGGGCCATTGACGAGATCCAGCGCAAAATTACCCAGGCCAAGATTGAGCGCCAGGCCTTGATCAAGGAAAAGGATGCTGCATCCAGAGAACGCCTTGGGCTTTTAGAACAGCAGATGGCGGATTTGGAAGAGCAAATTCGGCCTTTAAAGCTTCACTGGGAGAGTGAAAAATCCCTGATCCAGGAAATTTCAGGGATCCGGGAAGAGATTGACCGGCTCCAGACCCAGGCCCAGCTAGCAGAGCGCCAGGGGGATCTGGAAAAAGTGGCCCAGATCCGTTATGAGGCTCTGGCAGAGTTGAACCAGGCCCTGGAAGACAAGAAAAAAGGGCTTGCCGCTTTGCAGGAGACCCGGCAGATGCTCAAAGAGGATGTGGATGAGACCGATATTGCTGATGTGGTGGCAAACTGGACAGGAATTCCCGTATCCAGGATGCTGCAGGGTGAAAAAGAAAAGCTGGTGGAAATGGAATCTTATATCCAAAAACGGGTCATTGGCCAGGCAAAGGCCATTGACGCAGTCTCCAATGCCGTTCGCCGGGCCCGGTCAGGGCTCCAGCCCGAAGACCGGCCCATAGGCACCTTTATCTTTATGGGGCCCACCGGGGTGGGCAAAACAGAGCTTGCCAAGTCCTTGGCAGAGTTTATGTTTGATTCTGCCGAGGCCATGGTCCGCGTGGATATGTCCGAATACATGGAAAAGCACAGTGCGGCCCGGCTCATCGGCACTCCTCCCGGGTATGTGGGGTATGATGACGGCGGGTACCTGACCGAGGCGGTCCGGCGCAGACCCTATTCCGTGATTTTATTTGACGAGATTGAAAAGGCCCATCCCGATATATTTAATATTCTGCTCCAGGTCCTTGACGAGGGGAGGATGACCGACGGCCATGGCCGGACAGTAGATTTTAAAAATACCATCATCATCATGACCTCGAATCTGGGCTCAAGACTGCTGTTGGATGCAGGCGCAAATCATGACCCTGGGGTGGATGAGGATGTGGCCAAGGTCCTGAAGGCGGCGTTCCGGCCTGAGTTTTTAAACCGGATTGATGAGATTATCTCCTTCCATGCCCTGAGCCTTGATAATCTCATGGAGATTGCCGGCATTCAGATCGCTGTTTTAAACCAGCGTCTGGCCGCCCGGAACCTGGGGGTTCACCTGGATGCATCTGCCATTAAATTTTTGGCCCAAAAGGGATATGACCCGGGATTCGGGGCCCGTCCCCTGAAGCGGGTAATTCAGCAGGAAATTGAAAATCCGTTGTCCATGGCCATCCTCAAAGGTGACTACCTGGACGGCGACCAGGCCAGGTTTACCTTGGATCCCCAAAAAAATCATTTGACTCTGATGCCTTTAAGATCAGATTAA
- the cysK gene encoding cysteine synthase A, translating into MKKISDVTQACGNTPLVYLEKPSQDCGASLFAKLEYFNPLSSVKDRIGQAMIQEAIKSKKIDKKTLIVEPTSGNTGIALAFVSRVKGLKLILTMPDTMSLERRRLLIHLGAELVLTPGTQGMKGAIEEAHRIVDAHGNAFMPDQFSNPANPRIHRKTTGPEIWDALEGDIDIFVAGVGTGGTITGVSEFIKEKKPGLVTLAVEPKDSPVISGGNPGPHAIQGIGAGFIPDNLNQKIIDRIFQIESAHALAGARRLAKDCGILCGISSGANFHAAFETGKKHPGSSIVFVACDTGERYISTNLFMD; encoded by the coding sequence ATGAAAAAAATATCTGACGTCACCCAGGCATGCGGCAATACCCCTCTGGTCTATCTGGAAAAACCCTCCCAAGACTGCGGGGCCTCTCTTTTTGCCAAGCTCGAATATTTCAATCCCCTGTCCAGTGTAAAGGACAGGATCGGGCAGGCCATGATCCAGGAAGCCATCAAAAGCAAAAAAATCGACAAAAAGACCCTGATTGTCGAGCCCACCTCGGGCAACACCGGCATTGCCCTTGCCTTTGTCTCCCGGGTCAAAGGGCTTAAACTCATATTGACCATGCCCGACACCATGAGCCTTGAACGGCGCAGGCTATTGATCCACTTAGGCGCCGAACTGGTGCTCACCCCCGGAACCCAGGGGATGAAAGGGGCCATTGAAGAGGCGCACAGGATAGTAGACGCCCATGGCAACGCCTTTATGCCGGACCAATTCTCAAACCCTGCCAACCCAAGAATCCACAGAAAAACAACCGGACCTGAAATCTGGGACGCCCTTGAAGGAGACATCGATATTTTTGTGGCCGGGGTGGGCACCGGCGGCACCATCACAGGCGTGTCAGAATTTATCAAGGAAAAAAAGCCCGGCCTTGTCACCCTTGCGGTTGAGCCCAAAGACTCGCCTGTGATCTCAGGGGGAAATCCCGGCCCCCACGCCATCCAGGGTATCGGTGCGGGGTTTATCCCGGACAATTTAAACCAGAAGATCATTGACCGGATTTTCCAGATTGAATCTGCCCATGCCCTGGCCGGTGCCAGAAGGCTTGCAAAAGACTGCGGCATTCTTTGCGGCATCTCTTCAGGAGCCAATTTCCATGCGGCATTTGAAACCGGGAAAAAACATCCCGGTTCATCCATTGTCTTTGTGGCCTGTGATACAGGAGAACGATATATCAGCACAAACCTGTTCATGGACTGA
- a CDS encoding ferredoxin has translation MKIPVIDLGDCILCEVCVDVAPHAFQINDAGFVEVLPLKDYGDSDIIEAVKNCPKDCISWE, from the coding sequence ATGAAAATCCCTGTCATTGATCTTGGTGATTGTATTCTCTGCGAGGTCTGTGTTGATGTGGCCCCCCATGCCTTTCAAATCAACGATGCCGGGTTTGTGGAAGTCCTTCCCCTAAAAGACTATGGGGATTCAGATATTATTGAAGCGGTAAAAAACTGCCCCAAAGACTGTATCTCCTGGGAATAA
- a CDS encoding sigma 54-interacting transcriptional regulator, with protein MKNPTLSLLDRDNLNLVLDHLKIGIIAHTPKRIITVFNKEAEKITGYTKEEVIGQDCHLVFSAPFCGKKCSFCDDSPAFNVETKEYPVTMITKSGETRHLEMTVTAIIDNTNVFKGVIAAFKDLTDSIRLSLKAENLSNFAGIIGKDKAMQDIFSQIRDVALYNYPVHVSGETGTGKERVAYAIHDISAFGNGAFVPVNCGAIPEGIVESELFGHVKGAFSGAVKERKGRFELAHKGTLFLDEVAELPLKTQVKLLRFLQEGSFEKVGGEKKVSVKVRIISATNKNLKQEVAAGRFREDLFYRLNVIPIHLPPLRERKSDIPLLAAHFLKEAELESLHPVPTLADETMALMMDHHWPGNVRELKNVIQFSVVRSKGKTITPKDLPMELNVEVKPGKDPLFSPDPEPTKTPIVRGKLSEASVRAALTRTGGNKSKAARVLGVGRATLYRFLAQNESIKTFSNEI; from the coding sequence ATGAAAAATCCGACCCTTTCCCTGCTGGACCGCGACAACCTCAACCTGGTGCTGGACCATCTCAAGATCGGCATCATCGCCCATACCCCGAAACGTATCATCACGGTATTCAACAAAGAAGCTGAAAAAATAACCGGTTATACCAAAGAAGAGGTCATTGGCCAGGATTGCCATCTTGTGTTTAGTGCCCCTTTTTGCGGCAAAAAATGTTCCTTTTGCGACGATTCTCCCGCCTTTAATGTGGAAACAAAAGAATATCCCGTCACCATGATTACCAAATCCGGGGAGACCCGCCATCTGGAAATGACCGTGACGGCCATCATTGACAACACCAATGTTTTCAAAGGCGTTATTGCCGCATTTAAAGACCTTACCGACTCCATCCGCCTTTCCTTAAAAGCGGAAAACCTGTCTAATTTTGCCGGTATCATCGGCAAAGATAAAGCCATGCAGGATATCTTCAGCCAGATCCGGGATGTGGCCTTGTACAATTATCCCGTACATGTCTCAGGAGAAACCGGAACCGGAAAGGAACGAGTGGCCTATGCCATCCATGATATTTCCGCCTTTGGCAACGGCGCATTTGTTCCGGTGAACTGCGGTGCCATTCCCGAAGGCATTGTGGAAAGCGAACTTTTCGGTCATGTCAAAGGGGCGTTTTCAGGGGCGGTAAAGGAAAGAAAAGGGCGGTTTGAACTGGCCCACAAAGGCACCTTGTTTCTGGACGAGGTGGCCGAACTCCCCTTGAAAACCCAAGTCAAGCTGCTCCGTTTTCTCCAGGAAGGATCCTTTGAAAAAGTGGGCGGAGAAAAAAAGGTCTCCGTAAAGGTCAGAATCATTTCAGCCACCAACAAGAATTTAAAGCAGGAGGTGGCTGCCGGCCGGTTCAGGGAAGATCTCTTCTACCGCCTCAATGTCATTCCCATCCATTTACCTCCCTTGAGAGAGAGAAAAAGCGATATTCCCCTGTTGGCGGCCCATTTCTTAAAAGAAGCGGAATTGGAAAGTCTTCATCCCGTCCCAACCCTGGCCGATGAAACCATGGCCCTGATGATGGACCACCACTGGCCCGGCAATGTCAGGGAGCTTAAAAACGTTATCCAGTTTTCCGTGGTCCGATCCAAAGGCAAGACCATCACCCCCAAAGACCTGCCCATGGAGCTGAACGTTGAGGTGAAACCTGGAAAAGATCCCCTGTTTTCCCCGGATCCCGAGCCGACAAAAACGCCCATAGTCCGGGGAAAACTCAGTGAGGCCTCTGTCCGGGCAGCCCTGACCAGAACCGGAGGCAACAAGTCCAAGGCCGCCAGGGTCCTTGGGGTGGGCCGGGCGACCCTGTACCGGTTTTTGGCCCAAAACGAATCAATCAAAACCTTTTCCAACGAAATTTAA